The Sparus aurata chromosome 14, fSpaAur1.1, whole genome shotgun sequence region TTAAGCACCAAAGTTCCTTTAATAGCCAGCAGTCCATacattatttctctttttacaCTTTAAGGTGCTGTTAGCTAGAATATCATTTCGAAAAATTTTAATAAAACTATGATTAACAGAAGAAAATTAGAGGGTTTTTGGCAGATCGTGAATCACTGTGTCGACAAAAGCGCCCAAAGACGAAGTGTCTCTGCAGTTTATGTCTGTGCATCAGTGTTCTAACCAGGAATAGGTGTCTCTCCATAGCAGACGTGTTTCGCGCAGCAAGCTTGAGCAGTCGACCTTCCCTGAGGAAATCGTTGGTCGGGTTgaccacttcctcctctccaacCATCTCGTATATCTCCAGCAGCCGCTTCAGACTCTCCtacagaggggaaaaagggaaaacgttaaaaaacacatcagcgtGGAATCACTAGCCGTGTTTCCATCCAAATGCACGGCACATTTTAACCAGATTTCAAGATTGCAAAAGAAACTACAAATGAATGCTTGTTTCCATCCGCAATTGTAAAGTGATTATTAGGAGTTGGTTCATCCAGTTTAACAGTAGGTGGTGCCAATTCTGCAGTCACAAAATCATTATACCActacaaaagaagaagaaggcacaATAAAATAATTACTTAATTAACTAATTAACAGAAGCCAGTCCAAGGTCAAACATTGGTAAACAATGTAGAAAACACAATTGAAATCAAATTGTCAGTGTTTCCATTCAGGGTAATTTTttatgtgaaaatgaaatgtaacatatgaaataaaaagttaGTTAGcagaaaagcaagcagacacaCTCTGGCATATTAAAAATATTCCATTTACTCTCTGTTACTATGACCATTACTATACAGCAGTAGCATTTCCAATAATATAATCCATAGGTAAAGCAAAATATTAGATGGATATGTGGTATGATATATGTGGTATGTAATGGTAACCTACAGCTCTGTGGATGGCGCTGTTTGAGTGGGTTGCTGCCATGGAAATGGTCTGCAAGGACTCTGCAGGATGAGACACAGGAAAGTTTATCCTTCTCATTAAAGACAAAATGACCCATGGAAGACAGACAGGAACTTTATGAAAGCAAAGAGAGCCAACCAAATGTAATACAAGCTCACTCAGAGCAAGCATATTTGTAGTCAGACCAATACGGCCAGCAACAATAAATGGCTATAAAGACAATGGTGCAGGATACTTACTGTGAGCAAACTCATAATCTGGGTTATCCTCTGACAGTTTCTTCAGGTAATCCCTGAGCAGCATCTCATAACGTGGGACCCTCTGGACTGGTTCCAACATGTGGTGCTGCAGGGTCAGGCTGCAACACTCCTCCTGActctaaaaaaaacaggacGATACATACAGAACATTCGGCTCAGACCTCTACACTTTCAGATGCATAGGAAAAGGTACTGATCAGTCTGCTGCCAAGTGTGTTTTACCTGTATGTCCTGGATGATGTTCCTGAAGGCAGAGGAGCGTTCTGTCCAGGTCCTCACCAGCTCCATGGCCTGGTCAAAGTTCCTGACATAGTCAGCGTACATCCTCAGGAAGGGTGCATGTTGTAGCATAACTTTCCCCAGGCCTGGGCTCTCACTCCTAGATCGATGGAAATGGGGAGGTTAGGGGTCAATTGCAGACCTGTTCAACTGGCAGCCCATGGGCCAATAACATAATTGATCACTGGTTCATTGATCCTTCTGGTAGTAGGCCAATTAGCCCATTCATTAGTAATGTCTGTTGccaagcacaaaaaaaaacactcttatTTCATTGTAACGTTTTAACTCAGGCCATTTAAGCAGGGAAAATTTTAGAGGAGCAAACAACCTACTTTAGGGTTtaagatttaaaacattttactgtacatctacatttacacatttctttTCAAATGTGAGAACTAAGATTTTTTTTGAAGTGCATTGTTTTCCCGCAATTAAATTCCGAACTTTACAGGTCAGACATCTGGGCAGGAGGCTAAGAGTCCTACCTTTGATACTTCACCTATATTCAAATCTGACCCTTCTAAAAAAGTAGTGGAATAGACCTGCTCCAGAGTTCCAGTACAAGGCCGTCTAGAAGTTCTTGGATAGAGACACTTAGTTTTGCAGGCCCTTTGCTCCACCACGTTCTTTGAAATCAAGCAATGAATACAATGGAAAGTTCTGACTTTCAGCTTTAATTCAAAGTTGTTAAAATCCAAAGTCACATTAACCCACATTGGCCCTTTTAATATACTGCAGGAGTGACTATACTTATGCCCCTTGGAGGGTGGAAATTGAAATGTAACGTTGGGCCACCAGCCAAAAGGAAGCACCTAGTGTAATGCATTGTATTGTTTCATTAAGATACAAAATAGTACTCAGGTCTCAAGTTACCCCAGTTGACTGACCTCCAACACATACTGTCACTCTGCACGCCATGCTCATGAGAAATGGTTTACAAATTGGCATTGGTTAAatttaaaaagcagcaaaaaagtgattatttttggatagaaacaaactgaactttaTGGTGGGCTAGCTTTGGCGTGTAGGCCCCACTCTGGGCAGATACATATTCTCCAAATTTCAGGGGAGGGGACAGAAAATCTTTTTACAGTGCCTTGAACCATCATATTCAATGTTTTGGTTGAAAATCCTGATGTCTACTCCAAAAAGACAATAACTGAGCATCTTCCCTGGTAGTGTTAGAGCTGCATGGTAGAATTATCTAATTAAGTCACTCTGACTTCAACTGAGCATCTGTTTTACTTGTTGAAGACCAGAGTTGTCACATAGCAAATGGATTTTCATACAGCAACATTACCACAGTGGGGCAGTGTAACAGCCAGGCCAGGCCTGAATGCTGTCTTGTTTCTGACACCGACACCCACCAGTGGCTGATGCAGTTTTCCAGGTCAGGGAGCAGGAACTGGCCGTGGAAGGAGTAGATGGAGGAGATGTTGGAGAAGATATTTCTGATCACCTCAGGAGGGAATGAGCCTCGACCTGCCTCCTCTGTTAGGCGTAGGCAGAACACCTGTGGTGAGAGTTGAGACATCCTGAAAGTTACTGATCTACAACACAAGAAATGTTCCATCTCGCAAGACCAACAACTACGGGTACTGCATGATATACTTCATATCATTAAGAACTATGTCATTATAAATAGTCATACTCTAGTTGTATCTTTTAGCATCAAGtggactgtgtttttttgttttttttaaataaatggagGGACACACTGCACTGACCTGGTCTAGCAGGTGGAGTCGAGCCACGTAggccctctctgtctgcaggagTTCATTGGCTATCTTGTACAATTTCTGCTCTGGGTTCTCTTCATCTTTTGGCTCACCTACTCccatttccttcctcttctcctcttcctcctcttcctcttcttcctcttcttcctcctcctcctcattttgTGCACCTTCAGACTCCTTGTAAATCCTGCCGTCTTCTGTAGTTGCCTTATTCCACTGGCAGGAAAACTTGGAGCCATATCCTTTGTGCATCTTGCCTTCTTCCATTCCGTCATTTGTTCCTTTAAAATTTACCGCTGTACAATCTCTCCCCTGCACCATGGCATCCATGTTTCTTGGGGAATGCTCTTTGCCATTGCTTGATAGATAGACTTCACTTGTAGAATGATTGAGTCGGTTGTTAACGGGGACTCTAATGGTGATGGCTTGCCCGTTGCAGTTGGGCGATTGCAGCATTTTCAGTGGAGAGCGTTCAGCTTTTTCAGTAGGAATcctgctgaaataaaatgtaaccATCATTTCAAATTCGAAGTAATACAATTCTATACATCAgtgccaaaataaaataaaattctaaATCCAACCTGCTCTCATCCATGTAAACGACCAAGTCAGGCACACTCAAAGATTTCCCTGTGCCTCTCCCTTTTCCATCCATCTTGCAGCTTGAGATTCGGGGCAGTCCTAACCAGGATTTAGAGTTCTTGGCTGGGCTGTAGCTCCCCATCCTCCACTGCACGGGGCTGGGGGTCCGCAGTTTCCCTGCGAGTGGGCTATGGTTCCTTGGGGATAACTTTGCAGGGCTGTGCCCTCCTTCCTTTAGCAGGCTACAGCTCTGAAGGCCTCTTTTGCCTGGACTTGGAGAACCAAAAACTGGACTGCTTGTAAGATTTGGAATCCTCTGAGTGTGTCTGGCAGGGCTGAGTCCAGACACACCATTTAAAAAACTGTTCCCCCCTCCCCTGACAGGACTTGGTGAGCTGAGACAATTCTGTGTGGGGCTGATACAGGAAACACAAAGTGCAATTCCTCTGTCAGGACTGTCCCGATCTGTGCCATTAACTCGCTGAGGTAGTACTTTTCCTGTTGTAGGACTGTGGGCTCGAGGCTGTCCTGCCCTCAGAGGACTCTGGAGGTGAGCTGGTTTAGGAGGCACTGTATAGACACAAACGGCACACTTTGCTAAATTATACAGCGTCAAAATTTCATTTAGAAAATTGTCAGAAACAATAGCAGGATTGGTGATTCTCCTAGTATTTCCCCTCTCCATGCCCATCTGATTACGtacatcacatttttttatatatatatttttttaaatcaacacattAAACCCGATATGGCCGTCTTATCCTGTATCCTATGATGCAACTCCATCAGCAGAGATATCgggttattttctttttcagggatCGTTTAGTGACATGTTTGGGACAAAGGTTTACTTGTGGAGAAGAGCTGAACTAAACAGGACTGCTCACATTACCAAAGATCCTTTACTGATTTGTTTAGGAAGAGGATTGACTTGGCACAGATTAGAGAAACTGAACTTTGTACATGttatcttttgttgtttatatttgaatCCTCTAAAAATTGAtacttgtttttattgaacCTGGAAAAAGCCAccaggataaagattttaaaaaattcaaatgaaatgcAGGGCATAAAACCAACAATCTGTTGATTTTTACAGATGTgacacaaaacactgaacaaagatAAGCTGTGATGTcaaagaggatttttttttaacattacttACAGTAACAGGCTTTCATGGACAGCAAGTATTGTTCAGTTTTATGTATGTGAGCCACAGGAGCCTACCTTGTGGTTTGAAAGGTGATCCTTTAGCGGGGCTTCTCTTAACGTCGTCCTCTGCACCAAGTTGAGAGTTTGATCCATAGACGCTGTCACAAGCTCGACCACAGCTGTATGAGCCACACACCCCGGTGCTCACtgctaaaaacaaataaacagttACGATTTGAACAACAATAGATACACAAGCACGTTAGTTCCCCTCACTGCAGGGAAAAGTCTTCTGTGAGAAGAAATAAAGCAATTGCACACATTCCTCttgaatgtttaaatgttgagatcttcatgaatgaaaaaataaagtattgtGGACTTAGTTGGCAGGGTCCTGGGAAACTAAATCAGGCCCTAGTATCAGCCTCAGAACCAACTGTTTCCAACACATTTTCCCTTGTAggtaaaatacaaacacaaactaaatatTCCCTCCACTCCGTCTTCATACATGTACCCACCACGTACTGTAGCAGTAAGCCAGCTAGTGCAAAGATTTTACAAATCTCACATTTTGAACAAAAGATCCCATCTTAAACAAATATCCTTGTTTGCACTggttttgtgtttaatttaagGACCATCACAAAGAAGACTGTACATGGTTAAAATCATCTGAAATCTGCACCGACATCCTCACATCACAGCAATGTACTACTTCCAAACTGTGTAACTGTGCGCTTACCTGCGGTTTAATTCCAAACTTATGCAAGATTATCCATGATTTGTACAACTAACTTAGGCTTTCCTGTTTGCTCCTGGCACCGCTGGAGTGTGACAGATTTGGCCGTCACATGGAGCTGGCTAAAGCCTACTTTCTCAACAGTGTAATACTTCTGCTTTCTaacttctctcttttctcctctgacaGTCAAAATCAAGTCACGTCAGCGTCTTAGAGGCAACGCTCAATACTTGACAACGCAATAACAGAGTACTGTCACAGCCCCACAATCTTGTATCGAGGCAGAGCACAAAATCTTGAAAAGAAAACTACAAAATCATTTGAGCAATTTTTTGCTACCAACTAAATATCTTCTGGTTGTGGACAGAAGACGACATTTGCAGACCTCATCTCGGGCTTTGGAAATCACTGAtagacatttttcaccattttctgacactgTATATGCCAAACAAATCATCGATCGatagagaaataaatgaaaacaattacTAGTTGCAGCCCTTAATTAAACATGACGTTTTGTGGTTAAATAAAGATATCCGGCTAACGAGATGACTGAAATACTATGACTGGAGCCTAAACGATATCGAGATATTGGTCAATACACCCACACTCTTTGCAGTGAACCAGAGTAATGTGGTTATCCAATACTAGCAGAGGCGGGAACTGAAACAGCTTCACTCCAAATGTAATAAATGCAATAATTACAAATCACTCCAAGCATCGTTTCCTGCACTATGTTCTTTAaagaccaaaaaagaaaaaagatatcTGCTGATATGAAAATATCTGTGATGGGCCAATATCGTCTGATAGCATCAGCCAACAGATCAGCTGATTGAATGCTTGCATGAGAAGTTCAACAACAtgcttctttctttcattctttccatCTCTGCtggtcagaatcagaaatcagaaacaTATATATGCGTATATTCTCACACGAGATTCTTTAACGCCTCACATTTCAACTTGAGCACGTTGAAGCAGCCCATACAGTGCATCAGAAGCCAATGAAGGGATGCGTGGCACTGTTGAATCCTGCATCTGACAGTACCATTGGAGCGAACGCACTTCTTTAATCTGAACAGATAGCTCAGCCTCAATGGGGGAACAGAGCAgctttgtgcgtgtgtgtgtgtgtgtgtgtgcaagagagGGATTGACAAATGCTGGTCTCAAGACACACAGGCAAAGTCCAGGCTGAATCAGGAGAAAGAGATTTCAGTGGAGTAATCCAACAAGTTAAGAGGCTAAGAGGCACCaacattcatgcacacacacacacatatatgtactTCTTACAGAACAAGAGAATTAAGTAACAGCTGCCTTAATAATTTTGGTTTTGAACACTGGCAGCTTTCTGACATAATGGGAAATACTGTAATTTGAGCTCTATTTTGCTGAAGAACTCATCATATGCacttttttttggccacaaaacCAACTAAAACCAGGTCCCCCATCTATGGTGACTCAGGTTTCTACTGTTGGTCACTTCTTAGGGCATTTTAGCAAGTCAGAGTTACCTTACAGGCTCCAACTCTAGTTTTACATCTTCTATGAAGCACAGCCTGCAGTTGAAAGCAGAAAATACAAACAAGAGCCAGTGCAGCAAATAGTGTTGGTTTTTATCATGATTTGGAACAAACACCTTGTCTACTGGCCCACTGGTTcatattttaaacacaca contains the following coding sequences:
- the LOC115595856 gene encoding FYVE, RhoGEF and PH domain-containing protein 4-like isoform X3 gives rise to the protein MFDLKKRNSLTLSCHDAEEFRRVAVRRKVKGAALDRHASQTAVSTGVCGSYSCGRACDSVYGSNSQLGAEDDVKRSPAKGSPFKPQVPPKPAHLQSPLRAGQPRAHSPTTGKVLPQRVNGTDRDSPDRGIALCVSCISPTQNCLSSPSPVRGGGNSFLNGVSGLSPARHTQRIPNLTSSPVFGSPSPGKRGLQSCSLLKEGGHSPAKLSPRNHSPLAGKLRTPSPVQWRMGSYSPAKNSKSWLGLPRISSCKMDGKGRGTGKSLSVPDLVVYMDESRIPTEKAERSPLKMLQSPNCNGQAITIRVPVNNRLNHSTSEVYLSSNGKEHSPRNMDAMVQGRDCTAVNFKGTNDGMEEGKMHKGYGSKFSCQWNKATTEDGRIYKESEGAQNEEEEEEEEEEEEEEEEKRKEMGVGEPKDEENPEQKLYKIANELLQTERAYVARLHLLDQVFCLRLTEEAGRGSFPPEVIRNIFSNISSIYSFHGQFLLPDLENCISHWSESPGLGKVMLQHAPFLRMYADYVRNFDQAMELVRTWTERSSAFRNIIQDIQSQEECCSLTLQHHMLEPVQRVPRYEMLLRDYLKKLSEDNPDYEFAHKSLQTISMAATHSNSAIHRAESLKRLLEIYEMVGEEEVVNPTNDFLREGRLLKLAARNTSAMERHLFLFNNFLLCCTPKFSLVGQRFTVRCRIGVDGMQVQQTTNDGHPYSFQVSGKEKTLELQASSEQDRDEWLKVIQGAIDVFQKKHETFKLASKELNVEEPTEELGRRAPRWIRDNEVTLCMKCQEPFNALTRRRHHCRACGCVVCWKCSDNKVALEYDGNKLNKVCKACYSILTQRGERVEGKKRRMLESEMSAVSCDSIMSGFLLYSDNPKTWQQVWSVLSRTEPLTLCLYAAPQDEKPLSCIRLLGCSVEDSPQELQGHPCFCLSQSRTTHTFSCEGSDLKQSWMTALKAAVTGRMPAGSLSACDITNGSKCGINGNVTGGRDSSDEEFIIIGNTENHVLI
- the LOC115595856 gene encoding FYVE, RhoGEF and PH domain-containing protein 4-like isoform X1, with amino-acid sequence MFDLKKRNSLTLSCHDAEEFRRVAVRRKVKGAALDRHASQTAVSTGVCGSYSCGRACDSVYGSNSQLGAEDDVKRSPAKGSPFKPQVPPKPAHLQSPLRAGQPRAHSPTTGKVLPQRVNGTDRDSPDRGIALCVSCISPTQNCLSSPSPVRGGGNSFLNGVSGLSPARHTQRIPNLTSSPVFGSPSPGKRGLQSCSLLKEGGHSPAKLSPRNHSPLAGKLRTPSPVQWRMGSYSPAKNSKSWLGLPRISSCKMDGKGRGTGKSLSVPDLVVYMDESSRIPTEKAERSPLKMLQSPNCNGQAITIRVPVNNRLNHSTSEVYLSSNGKEHSPRNMDAMVQGRDCTAVNFKGTNDGMEEGKMHKGYGSKFSCQWNKATTEDGRIYKESEGAQNEEEEEEEEEEEEEEEEKRKEMGVGEPKDEENPEQKLYKIANELLQTERAYVARLHLLDQVFCLRLTEEAGRGSFPPEVIRNIFSNISSIYSFHGQFLLPDLENCISHWSESPGLGKVMLQHAPFLRMYADYVRNFDQAMELVRTWTERSSAFRNIIQDIQSQEECCSLTLQHHMLEPVQRVPRYEMLLRDYLKKLSEDNPDYEFAHKSLQTISMAATHSNSAIHRAESLKRLLEIYEMVGEEEVVNPTNDFLREGRLLKLAARNTSAMERHLFLFNNFLLCCTPKFSLVGQRFTVRCRIGVDGMQVQQTTNDGHPYSFQVSGKEKTLELQASSEQDRDEWLKVIQGAIDVFQKKHETFKLASKELNVEEPTEELGRRAPRWIRDNEVTLCMKCQEPFNALTRRRHHCRACGCVVCWKCSDNKVALEYDGNKLNKVCKACYSILTQRGERVEGKKRRMLESEMSAVSCDSIMSGFLLYSDNPKTWQQVWSVLSRTEPLTLCLYAAPQDEKPLSCIRLLGCSVEDSPQELQGHPCFCLSQSRTTHTFSCEGSDLKQSWMTALKAAVTGRMPAGSLSACDITNGSKCGINGNVTGGRDSSDEEFIIIGNTENHVLI
- the LOC115595856 gene encoding FYVE, RhoGEF and PH domain-containing protein 4-like isoform X2; its protein translation is MFDLKKRNSLTLSCHDAEEFRRVAVRRKVKGAALDRHASQTVSTGVCGSYSCGRACDSVYGSNSQLGAEDDVKRSPAKGSPFKPQVPPKPAHLQSPLRAGQPRAHSPTTGKVLPQRVNGTDRDSPDRGIALCVSCISPTQNCLSSPSPVRGGGNSFLNGVSGLSPARHTQRIPNLTSSPVFGSPSPGKRGLQSCSLLKEGGHSPAKLSPRNHSPLAGKLRTPSPVQWRMGSYSPAKNSKSWLGLPRISSCKMDGKGRGTGKSLSVPDLVVYMDESSRIPTEKAERSPLKMLQSPNCNGQAITIRVPVNNRLNHSTSEVYLSSNGKEHSPRNMDAMVQGRDCTAVNFKGTNDGMEEGKMHKGYGSKFSCQWNKATTEDGRIYKESEGAQNEEEEEEEEEEEEEEEEKRKEMGVGEPKDEENPEQKLYKIANELLQTERAYVARLHLLDQVFCLRLTEEAGRGSFPPEVIRNIFSNISSIYSFHGQFLLPDLENCISHWSESPGLGKVMLQHAPFLRMYADYVRNFDQAMELVRTWTERSSAFRNIIQDIQSQEECCSLTLQHHMLEPVQRVPRYEMLLRDYLKKLSEDNPDYEFAHKSLQTISMAATHSNSAIHRAESLKRLLEIYEMVGEEEVVNPTNDFLREGRLLKLAARNTSAMERHLFLFNNFLLCCTPKFSLVGQRFTVRCRIGVDGMQVQQTTNDGHPYSFQVSGKEKTLELQASSEQDRDEWLKVIQGAIDVFQKKHETFKLASKELNVEEPTEELGRRAPRWIRDNEVTLCMKCQEPFNALTRRRHHCRACGCVVCWKCSDNKVALEYDGNKLNKVCKACYSILTQRGERVEGKKRRMLESEMSAVSCDSIMSGFLLYSDNPKTWQQVWSVLSRTEPLTLCLYAAPQDEKPLSCIRLLGCSVEDSPQELQGHPCFCLSQSRTTHTFSCEGSDLKQSWMTALKAAVTGRMPAGSLSACDITNGSKCGINGNVTGGRDSSDEEFIIIGNTENHVLI